The sequence below is a genomic window from Plasmodium coatneyi strain Hackeri chromosome 13, complete sequence.
CATTGTATGCACAGATGTACGAATGGGGGGAAGACATATGCAGGGGCGATCCAGCTAAACGTCTCTTTATTTGTATGTGTTTGTAGATTATTCGTCCGTTAGAGGTATTTATATTTGATATACCAGGTTAATTTCTTTTGAACCAATTGGAAGTTTTATCCCcccttacatttttttttttgtttatttgaGAAATTTGCGGAATTATTTCAATTTGCATAATTtggtttcttccttttgatgcctttttatgaattctaatttttaaaattctttttgGCATATGTAAATATGCCTGCGtgttaccctttttttgtgctggCAGCGCAGTTGCGTTTTTGCCGCAAGTGGTAATGCTGATTTGATTTGCAGCCGTATGTGCATGGGTGTAAGCATATTTTCCCATGCGTTATGCATAGCCATCCGAGGATGTTACTTTATTTATgcgtttatttatttaatttttttttttttttttagtgaacatcacatttgcatatttgTGCATATGATTGGTTAGTTGGTAttatgaacttttttttttttaatattaactTGGTTCCCTTGGGACCACATGGGTTCgacttattttttacttcaatTACAGTTTGAGTAGCTTCAAGTTTGGTGGAGCGTCTCACGTGGGCATCCACATGATTATCGTAGAGTAGTGGCACAGTTGATATtacgtttgtttttttgaccaCATGGGGGGAATTGAGTAGACCTCTTTGTGTGTGAGGCAACGTTGTTATAACAGTTTGGCACTAGCCCACAGTGAGAGGATCCCCCCCGTCATtggtaaaaaagggaacataaaaaaggtgaTGCAAAGATGGGAAAAATTTAGCACATCCAGGTGAACGGTTAAGGTGATTAATTTGGAAGGagcgctttcttttttaaaatagacGTGGAGGGGGCACTACATGGTGAAGTCCGATGCGAGAATGTAGCAGAGGTGATGTGGTAAATTCTGCGAATGTTAAGTAAATGTTGTGGAGGTGAATCGCGCTCCGTCAGTTCACTAGCAAATATGCTCATTGCATGTCTTACGAAACGACTGTTACGTCGGAACAGTGTGTATTCACCAGTTTATGCCACTTCATATGTGATCAATTTTTGCGTCATCCAATTGGGGATGCACATAACTGTTGAAGGAAATGCAAGCAATAGGGCAGACAAACAAATACGCGTTCCCGAGACAAATGTGCGtatgctttcccttttccagGGCACAGCACGATGCATGCACAAGGAGCATTTTATTTCGTTCgattttgctttatttttgcattattttgttttattttccgcGCTGCAATGAAAATGTGTGTAGATAGGCACGCAGCACGTACCTTAGCCGGGCAGCCACTCGGAGGTACCGAATGAGGCATGCACACAACTTCGCACGATGGAAATGTGTACCTGTGGCGTTCTTTGAACTATACACATGTGGCAAAGAGGAGAAGCCCCCTAGCCTCGCAacgaagggaagggaaaaaaaaaaaaaaattcgttcGTTTCTGCATTTATTACGTGTTTTCCAGTTGCCTATCGTGGTAGGATATGTTCCCTaggttcccttccttttgccTCCTTTTCTTATCGATCCATCGATTGCCCGTTGGCGCGTCCTGCGTTCACCCGTTTGTCGTTCATTCGGGGGTTCCTTCTTCCGTTTTATATTTAGCAATATTTTCCCCCGTGACAagcgttattttttttttcattttccttttgtacTTTCGTATTTTCTCACTCTCTAACATTCCAACTTCCACGTCGCGTAGCATCcctgtgcaaaaaaaaaaaaaaaaaaaaaaaaaaaaaagtgctttTGTAGCAAGCATATAATAAgtgtgcccatttttttttttactataatttttttattacaattttttttttttgttttctgcTTGTGCTTGTGTATACCTGTTGGTGTTGGCCCACTTTCTCTTATCTGGCGCGGTCGTGTGTTTGCATACGGTGTGTGTTAGGATATAACCCCACTCCCCCTCAGTGAGTTTTCCCCCCATTGAGTTTTCCCCTCATTGAGTTTTCCCCTCATTGAGTTTTCCCCTCATTGAGTTTTCCCCCCATTGAGTGTTCCCCCCATTGAGTGTTCCTCCCTTTGGGTGTACCCccctttattcatttattaatttatttcctAGTTAAATTTCCCCCAATGGCGGACGTACTGAACATTTCGAAAGTCCCggttttttcaaaaaaggaaaaagcattTAGCGATTTGCAAAAAAGCAAAGAGGCGAATGAAAAGATCCTGAGCAAAGAGACGGACCGTTTCACCTTGTATCCCATTTTGTATCCAGACGTGTGggatttttacaaaaaagcgGAAGCGTCCTTCTGGACAGCTGAAGAAATTGACTTGTCTAGCGATTTGAAAGatttcgaaaaattaaatgaaaatgaaaaacatttCATAAAACATGTGTTGGCTTTCTTCGCAGCGAGTGATGGAATTGTGTTGGAAAATTTAGCAAGCAAATTTTTACGCCAAGTGCAAATTACGGAGGCAAAGAAATTTTACTCCTTCCAGATTGCTGTTGAAAATATCCACTCAGAGACGTATAGCTTGTTAATAGACAACTACATAAAGGacgagaaggaaagaatgaaccTTTTTCACGCGATTGAAAATATTCCCGCAGTGAAGAACAAAGCGTTGTGGGCAGCCAAGTGGATAAACGATACCAACTCCTTTGCAGAAAGGATAGTAGCCAATGCCTGTGTGGAGGGTATCCTATTTAGTGGAAGTTTCTGTGCTATTTTTTGGTTTAAGAAGCAGAACAAGTTGCATGGACTCACCTTCAGTAACGAGCTAATTAGTCGAGATGAAGGTCTGCACACAGACTTTAACTGCCTCATTTATAGCCTCCTGGAAAATAAACTACCAGAAGAGGTGGTACAAAATATAGTAAAAGAGGCCGTAGAAGTGGAACGCTCTTTTATTTGCGAATCCTTGCCTTGTGATTTAATTGGAATGAACTCAAGACTAATGTCACAGTATATTGAGTTTGTGGCAGACAGGTTGTTGGAGTGTTTGGGGTCGAAGAAGATATTTCACGCAAAGAATCCCTTCAACTGGATGGACCTCATATCTCTTCAGGGAAAGACCAACTTTTTCGAGAAGCGGGTCGCTGATTATCAGAAATCGGGCGTCATGGCGCAGAGGAAGGATCAGGTCTTTTGCCTCAACAGCGACTTTTGAGGGGCACTCATCATGCATGCAGAAGGTAGATGTGTAAGTGTGTAGGTGTCATTTGCGTACATACCTGCTTCGTCACACCTGCATGACGATGCCCCCTTTTCAACACCCCTTTGTTGTGTTCCCTTGCATATGCGTTATTTCCAATTGTGCAGGCGAGTGGAGCGGGCAGAAAACGGCTTCTTTCGCCAACCCCCTTCACTTGCTCGTTTTTTGTTTGCAGAGACGAAAACGGAAACAAAATATGCTGCATGAAATGTGAACAGATGAAGTGACAAATGGGTTGGGAAGGTCCCACGTGTGTATGGTGTAGCGCAGAAAACTGATCCAACTTTGCACGAACACATGTGTGCGTACGTCTGGATGGACGGGgtggataaaaataaaaaaaaaaaaaaagagagacgtgaaaaaaaaacgtgaaaaaaaaacgtgaaagaaaaacgtgaaaaaaaaacgtgaaaaaaaaacgtgaaagaaaaacgtgaaaaaataagaagagtGTAGGATGATCTTATCCATTTGCTTAGTCCCCCTCCTCCCCAACTGGGCAAACGCATTCCTGTAGGAGTTGACTGGTCCCATTTAGTCACACATGCAGTTACTTAATTTTCGTTTGACCCCCTCCACGTCGATATGTTTCCctatgaagaggaaggaggaggagaagacgTCCCCCCCGGTTAAAATGTTCTTCACGTTGTAATCGCCTCCACCGCGATTTCCACGATTGTCACTTCCGGAGGAGGAGTCCGAAAGGTAGTTTTCAATGTCGGACACGTCATCCTCACGGTTTATATGTTCGATGGGATTTTCATTCCCCTTATCAGTCAACGCAGTCACATTTTCCAGTTTTGTTTGTTCCCCCCCCAAGGCAGACGGAAAAAACGTGTGAAGGTCGCTCATGACCAAATCGATTTCGCACAAATCACCAACACTTTGGTAGTAGTACATGTTTAGCTTTAGCTTACTTTTACCGCTATATATATCATCGTTGAAGGCGACAAAAACACCCTTGCCTCGATAAATTTCTAAATTTTTACTCCACAGAAGGGAAACTAAAGTTTCGTTAATTTttgtgaaagaaaaaatgttttttttttttaaagaaaagatcTGCCTCAGTGTATTCTTACTTCTATTTTGGACGAATTCACTTTTCATTCCGTTTAGCTGTTCACTTAGATGAACTAGATAGGGAATGCTATGTTCATACTGCAGTGAACAATTAACAAAATCGTTGTAATGGAATACGTCCTTTCGATCAGCGGGGTGACTTCCCATCGAATTTGCTAATAtatcttttatattttttttttcgtaacaTTTGAGTTCTGTTAGTTGTTCCATCGGGAGGGTAGCATAACTGGTCAGGTAGATGTGACTTAATGGATTCATGTTACTAACGaaggtttttattttttccttttcctgttCACTAATTTTGTCTACCttatttataattacaacGTCACACACGATTAGTTGTTCGTTTGCGGGGTGGGTGTCCTCGGTGGGTAGGTTATCATTtccctctttcttcctctctGCTGGTTCCTTACATGGCAGATtgtcttctttttctatcTTCGTGGAAGCAAACTGAGACGCAGCTGCCGAGAGGGCGCCATGACCGTGGAATAAATCCCCCCCCTGGAAGGAATTCACAAAGTTGTAGGCATCCAAAAGGTAGACAATACTATCGAGGTAAATTTGGGACTTGTTCAGTTCATCTAGCCACAGCAGATTGTTCAGCTGTATGTTGTCATAGACTCCTGCCACTTCTACAAAGATGTAATCGTAGGAACTTTTCATGGCAAGGATATTTTCTATTAACTTTACAAAGTTGCTTTTGTTGGAGCAGCAGAGGCAGCCGTTGTTCAGTTCGTAGATGTAgccctcttccttttcgattCGTTTCACAATGGTTATGTCGTCTTCGTCATTCTGTGCTTCGTTCTGCCATTCGTTCATCGCGCTGTTGTTTGTGTCCTTCTTCACCTGGCTCCCTGCCCCCCCCTCTTCCTTcggaaaattataaatatcgTTTATATCCTTGAACACAATTTTGTCGATGTTGTTATTATTCTCG
It includes:
- a CDS encoding Ribonucleotide reductase small subunit: MADVLNISKVPVFSKKEKAFSDLQKSKEANEKILSKETDRFTLYPILYPDVWDFYKKAEASFWTAEEIDLSSDLKDFEKLNENEKHFIKHVLAFFAASDGIVLENLASKFLRQVQITEAKKFYSFQIAVENIHSETYSLLIDNYIKDEKERMNLFHAIENIPAVKNKALWAAKWINDTNSFAERIVANACVEGILFSGSFCAIFWFKKQNKLHGLTFSNELISRDEGLHTDFNCLIYSLLENKLPEEVVQNIVKEAVEVERSFICESLPCDLIGMNSRLMSQYIEFVADRLLECLGSKKIFHAKNPFNWMDLISLQGKTNFFEKRVADYQKSGVMAQRKDQVFCLNSDF